A single genomic interval of Stieleria maiorica harbors:
- a CDS encoding CsbD family protein yields MNWDTIEGKWKQAKGQAKQKWGKLTDDELDQIDGKRDQLVGRIQEKYGMARDAAEAEVEQFERSCNC; encoded by the coding sequence ATGAACTGGGACACCATCGAAGGCAAATGGAAACAAGCGAAAGGCCAAGCCAAGCAAAAGTGGGGCAAATTGACCGATGACGAACTCGACCAAATTGATGGCAAACGCGATCAATTGGTGGGGAGGATTCAGGAGAAGTACGGAATGGCCCGTGATGCGGCGGAAGCCGAGGTTGAACAATTTGAACGCTCATGCAATTGCTGA
- a CDS encoding PRC-barrel domain-containing protein has protein sequence MRLAIRKATTVFGIVALLAAPAMAQDASTKERVQRNAQRGSSVGQLDSKTKGTTVRASQLLGLNVYDAEGEGIAEIKDIVLDANSGRVLYAAVTYGGIFGLGDKLFAVPFKAFHVKQERDNPDDVYLTLNVTEKQLDGAQGFDQDNWPNFADENFVSELNRRYNVKADQQNRNLRERLESRENRVEEVEIDIERE, from the coding sequence ATGAGACTTGCGATTAGAAAAGCAACGACCGTCTTCGGTATTGTCGCATTGCTGGCCGCACCGGCCATGGCTCAGGATGCGAGCACAAAGGAACGAGTGCAGCGGAATGCCCAGAGAGGCAGTTCGGTTGGGCAACTTGACAGTAAGACGAAAGGCACCACGGTTCGAGCGAGTCAGTTGTTGGGCCTGAATGTCTATGATGCAGAAGGCGAAGGCATTGCCGAAATCAAGGACATCGTACTGGACGCCAACTCCGGGCGCGTGCTTTATGCCGCAGTCACCTATGGCGGCATCTTCGGTTTGGGCGACAAGTTGTTCGCCGTGCCGTTCAAAGCGTTTCACGTCAAGCAGGAACGCGACAATCCCGACGATGTCTATTTGACTTTGAACGTGACTGAAAAACAGCTCGACGGTGCCCAGGGGTTCGACCAAGACAATTGGCCCAACTTCGCCGACGAAAACTTCGTTTCCGAATTGAATCGGCGGTATAACGTCAAGGCGGATCAACAAAACCGAAACCTACGCGAACGTCTGGAAAGCCGTGAAAACCGCGTCGAGGAGGTCGAGATTGACATTGAACGTGAGTAA
- a CDS encoding ATPase domain-containing protein yields the protein MSQESRPVRSGIAGLDEVLGGGFTVDRTFLIEGEPGTGKTTLGMQFLIDGARQGEPSIYVTLSETRSELLSAAQSHGWSLHGIEIYELLDPESSFQSDLQYTMFEPAEIELAETTRGLLEQIERIRPTRIVIDSLSEFRLLAQSGLRYRRQVLALKQYFTGKNCTVLLLDDMCSEGHDLQLHSIATGVLKLDRPVTDFGRERRRLRVVKFRGRQFQSGYHDFDILRGGISVYPRIMEPATGQTAEHQSLLLSGNGGLDTLLGGGVTPGTSTLLLGPAGVGKSSCSLMFAYAAAKRGEHAILYAFDEGRSTLLSRAKGLGMDLAAFESEGLLRIEVVDPGEITPGQFAYMVRQSVKGTDTGRRTSVVIIDSLNGYLSAMPEERFLHMQMHELLSYLGGHGIATFLVVAQHGMLGAAMLTPVDASYLADTVLLFRYFEADGCVRQAISVVKKRSSNHERTIREFRMQDGKIVIGEPLSQFRGILEGTPVYHGGTADLISRKPES from the coding sequence ATGAGTCAAGAATCGCGTCCAGTTCGTTCCGGAATTGCTGGATTGGATGAAGTCTTGGGCGGAGGCTTTACTGTCGATCGGACCTTCCTTATCGAGGGCGAGCCGGGGACCGGAAAGACCACATTGGGGATGCAGTTTCTGATCGATGGCGCCCGGCAAGGCGAACCTTCGATTTATGTCACGCTTTCAGAGACAAGGTCTGAACTTCTTTCTGCTGCTCAGTCCCATGGATGGTCGCTACACGGGATTGAGATTTACGAACTTCTGGACCCTGAAAGCTCGTTCCAGAGTGACTTGCAATACACGATGTTTGAACCGGCTGAGATTGAGTTGGCCGAGACGACGCGAGGGCTGCTTGAACAAATTGAACGCATCCGCCCCACCCGCATCGTGATCGACTCGCTGTCCGAGTTTCGCTTGTTGGCACAGAGTGGGCTTCGCTATCGCCGTCAAGTATTGGCATTGAAACAGTACTTTACTGGAAAGAACTGTACAGTGCTGTTGCTCGATGACATGTGTAGCGAGGGGCACGACTTGCAACTGCATAGCATCGCGACCGGTGTGCTCAAACTAGATCGACCTGTTACCGACTTTGGTCGAGAGCGGCGGCGATTGAGAGTCGTGAAGTTTCGCGGCCGGCAATTCCAGAGCGGCTACCATGATTTTGATATCTTGCGCGGCGGAATCTCGGTCTATCCACGTATCATGGAACCGGCGACCGGGCAGACGGCCGAGCATCAATCATTGCTGCTAAGCGGGAATGGAGGACTGGACACGCTACTTGGAGGTGGGGTAACACCCGGGACCAGCACACTTTTACTGGGACCCGCTGGTGTGGGCAAATCTTCGTGTTCACTGATGTTTGCTTATGCCGCTGCTAAACGGGGTGAGCACGCGATCCTTTACGCATTCGATGAAGGACGCAGCACGTTGCTGAGCCGAGCCAAGGGGCTGGGGATGGATTTGGCCGCTTTTGAGTCAGAAGGGTTGTTGAGGATCGAGGTGGTTGATCCCGGGGAAATCACACCCGGCCAGTTCGCTTACATGGTGCGACAGAGTGTGAAGGGGACCGACACCGGCCGACGCACCTCGGTCGTGATCATCGACAGCTTAAACGGCTATCTAAGTGCGATGCCAGAAGAGCGATTCTTGCACATGCAGATGCACGAGTTGCTTAGCTACCTCGGTGGGCATGGAATCGCGACGTTCCTGGTCGTTGCTCAACACGGGATGCTCGGCGCTGCGATGCTGACACCCGTCGATGCCAGCTACCTTGCCGACACCGTGCTTCTGTTTCGCTATTTTGAAGCCGATGGTTGCGTCCGGCAAGCGATCTCGGTGGTCAAGAAAAGGAGCAGTAACCACGAACGCACGATTCGAGAGTTCCGGATGCAGGATGGGAAGATTGTGATCGGGGAGCCGCTGTCCCAGTTCCGAGGCATTCTGGAAGGGACACCCGTCTATCACGGTGGAACAGCGGACCTGATCAGCAGAAAGCCAGAGTCATGA
- a CDS encoding PAS domain-containing hybrid sensor histidine kinase/response regulator gives MIPDSETPQRLLVLAPTAKDASLTQRLLESPTVHVTACQDLPDLLDQIAPTVGAALIAEERLTGEWRSTIGRFLDQQPAWSDFPFLVLTTRDEVTSAPLEYLQHVANVTRISRPVRIRTLISNVESCLRDRQRQRTVRDLLESVEDRERRFRELADSMPIIVFTMTPGGEIDYGNQQASESLGPEPNLGRVGLRRMIHAADYRDALWSWKQAMNTGKDFQAEFRIRNERTGQFRWHLSRAVPIRDHTGGIARWYGTCTDIDAQKRHQQHLNAALEQAALASVSKSEFIANMSHEIRTPMTAVLGYVELLESLEKDSEKLGYLQTIHRNGVFLIDIINDILDLSKIEAGKLDISVQDVDTHTVLQDVYAMMRGRAEEKSLKFDIQVSTKIPREIRTDPKRLRQILINLIGNAIKFTHHGGVTLSLAFQGNELIYEVIDTGIGISSNDQSRLFQAFSQVDASAGREYGGTGLGLAISRRLAHMLKGEIEVESMSQRGSCFRLRIHVVESDRSDLIAPGLESVVQVPEQRTQDITLCCRVLVVDDRRDIRQLAGHLLRRAGAEVDFAEDGLQCSDAVRQSLGFPVRYDLVLLDMQMPRMDGYRAAANLREMGFSQPIIALTADAIQGDMDRCIASGCNSYLSKPIDAEELIRVVAAFTNSTPM, from the coding sequence ATGATTCCTGATTCGGAAACCCCGCAGCGACTCTTGGTGCTCGCTCCAACGGCGAAGGATGCTTCGCTAACGCAGCGTTTGCTCGAATCTCCTACGGTTCACGTCACTGCTTGTCAGGACCTTCCCGATTTGCTTGACCAGATTGCTCCTACGGTCGGTGCGGCTCTGATTGCCGAAGAACGCTTGACCGGCGAATGGCGTTCGACGATCGGGCGTTTTCTGGATCAACAGCCGGCATGGTCGGATTTCCCATTTCTGGTGCTGACCACTCGCGACGAAGTGACGTCCGCACCGTTGGAATACCTGCAGCACGTCGCGAACGTGACGCGAATCTCTCGTCCGGTCCGCATCCGTACGCTCATCAGCAACGTTGAATCTTGCTTGCGAGACCGCCAACGGCAACGAACGGTCCGCGACTTGTTGGAATCCGTTGAAGACCGAGAGCGGAGGTTTAGGGAACTGGCCGATTCGATGCCAATTATTGTGTTTACGATGACGCCGGGCGGTGAAATCGATTACGGCAATCAGCAAGCATCAGAATCGCTCGGCCCCGAACCGAATCTGGGGCGTGTGGGGCTGCGTCGCATGATTCATGCCGCGGACTACCGTGACGCGCTGTGGTCGTGGAAGCAGGCGATGAATACCGGAAAAGATTTCCAAGCAGAGTTCCGTATTCGCAATGAGCGGACCGGCCAATTCCGATGGCACCTTTCGCGGGCAGTTCCGATTCGCGACCACACCGGCGGTATCGCCCGCTGGTACGGAACATGCACCGACATCGACGCGCAGAAACGGCACCAGCAGCACCTAAATGCAGCGCTTGAGCAAGCCGCACTGGCCAGCGTCTCCAAAAGCGAGTTCATCGCGAATATGAGCCACGAGATCCGTACGCCGATGACTGCAGTGCTCGGCTATGTTGAACTACTAGAGTCACTCGAAAAGGATTCAGAAAAACTCGGCTACCTGCAAACAATCCATCGGAATGGAGTCTTCTTGATCGACATCATTAATGACATCTTGGACCTGTCAAAAATTGAAGCCGGCAAACTTGATATCTCGGTGCAGGATGTTGACACACATACAGTGTTGCAGGACGTCTATGCGATGATGCGTGGGCGCGCGGAAGAAAAATCGCTTAAGTTTGACATTCAAGTCAGTACGAAGATCCCTCGTGAAATCCGCACGGATCCGAAACGGTTGAGACAAATACTGATCAATCTGATCGGCAACGCGATCAAATTCACTCACCATGGCGGGGTCACGCTGTCACTGGCATTCCAGGGGAACGAGTTGATCTACGAGGTCATTGACACCGGAATCGGAATCTCGTCAAACGACCAGAGCCGACTGTTCCAAGCGTTTAGTCAGGTCGATGCGTCGGCCGGGCGTGAATACGGTGGCACCGGTCTCGGGCTCGCGATCAGTCGGCGGCTCGCGCACATGCTGAAAGGAGAAATCGAGGTCGAGAGCATGTCGCAGCGGGGAAGTTGTTTCCGGCTCCGGATTCATGTCGTCGAGTCTGACCGATCCGACTTGATTGCTCCTGGCCTTGAAAGCGTGGTTCAAGTGCCGGAGCAGCGAACGCAGGACATCACTTTGTGTTGCCGAGTCCTCGTGGTGGATGACCGACGAGACATCCGGCAGCTCGCCGGACATTTGCTCCGCAGGGCAGGTGCGGAGGTTGATTTCGCAGAAGACGGATTGCAATGCAGCGATGCTGTTCGTCAGTCCCTCGGCTTCCCTGTCCGTTACGATTTGGTTTTACTGGACATGCAGATGCCCCGGATGGATGGCTATCGAGCTGCTGCCAATCTGCGTGAAATGGGTTTCAGTCAGCCGATCATCGCACTGACCGCGGACGCGATACAAGGCGACATGGACCGGTGTATTGCCAGCGGATGTAATTCCTATTTGAGTAAGCCGATTGACGCCGAAGAGTTGATTCGGGTCGTCGCCGCGTTTACCAATAGCACACCAATGTAA
- the cls gene encoding cardiolipin synthase, giving the protein MHERHSSWSFLWRARYVPGWIRDRVLDGALAPIRCVFAKHERLRRIAAWMRLHRRRLTAVFVLVAHLLGAAASLNVLTEQRTPQGAIAWIVSLNTFPYLAVPLYWTIGETHYETYSTAYRASVSEGDPIIKHLYQSLKTADLIAPASDGTRQVLTRLVKLPVTRGNAAKLLIDGRQTFDAMMVEIDAAESYVLLESYIIRDDWLGRELKNLLVKKAQQGVRVMVLYDEYGSRDLPSSYLSDLTENGVLVHGFNSPLADGSTTRINFRNHRKLLIVDGVSAFVGGLNIGDEYRYGVDELGLYRDTHVIVHGPLVQCSQVAFVEDWHAVTGEMLENLRWTPVAAKATGGEGLCVPTGPADEFDTALMFFMQLVQSSEQRVWIATPYFVPDEQMVTTLKLASLRGVDVRIMIPKHSDSTLAWLSSFSYLSELDAAGVKVYRYEPRFVHQKVILVDDSVAAVGTANFDNRSFRLNFELMLAMFDCDFISDVERMLEDDFLECRRVEGDDLQKRNLGFQLLVRASRLLAPIQ; this is encoded by the coding sequence ATGCACGAGAGGCATTCCAGCTGGTCGTTCCTCTGGCGGGCACGGTACGTTCCTGGGTGGATTCGAGATCGCGTTCTCGACGGCGCACTGGCGCCGATCCGCTGTGTATTCGCCAAGCACGAGCGACTTCGTCGCATCGCCGCGTGGATGCGGTTACACCGCCGTCGGCTGACTGCAGTTTTCGTCCTCGTGGCGCACCTTCTAGGGGCGGCTGCTTCACTCAATGTGCTTACCGAACAACGCACTCCCCAAGGTGCGATTGCGTGGATCGTTTCTCTGAATACCTTCCCATACCTCGCAGTGCCTCTGTATTGGACGATCGGAGAGACGCACTATGAGACCTACTCGACTGCCTATCGGGCCAGCGTGTCGGAGGGGGATCCTATCATCAAGCACCTTTATCAGAGTTTAAAGACTGCTGATCTGATCGCGCCGGCCTCTGACGGAACACGCCAAGTGCTTACGCGCCTGGTGAAGCTCCCCGTGACCCGCGGTAATGCGGCGAAATTGCTGATCGATGGCCGTCAAACATTTGACGCGATGATGGTCGAAATCGACGCCGCGGAATCCTATGTATTACTGGAATCGTACATCATTCGTGACGACTGGTTGGGCAGAGAGCTGAAGAACCTGCTGGTCAAGAAAGCCCAGCAAGGTGTCCGGGTCATGGTGCTGTATGACGAGTATGGCAGCCGCGATTTACCTTCCAGCTACCTTTCGGATTTAACGGAAAATGGCGTCTTGGTCCACGGCTTCAATTCCCCGCTGGCTGACGGATCAACGACGCGAATCAATTTTCGAAACCATCGAAAGCTGTTAATCGTCGATGGCGTCTCCGCGTTTGTCGGTGGGCTCAACATCGGGGACGAGTATCGATACGGCGTCGATGAACTGGGGCTGTACCGAGACACTCATGTGATCGTGCACGGCCCTTTGGTGCAATGCAGCCAAGTTGCGTTTGTGGAGGACTGGCATGCGGTGACCGGGGAGATGCTGGAGAACCTTCGTTGGACTCCAGTTGCTGCAAAAGCCACGGGAGGGGAGGGCTTGTGCGTTCCGACCGGACCTGCAGATGAGTTTGACACCGCACTGATGTTCTTCATGCAGTTGGTTCAATCATCCGAGCAGCGCGTCTGGATCGCGACGCCGTATTTTGTGCCCGACGAGCAGATGGTGACCACATTAAAACTGGCATCGCTGCGAGGCGTGGATGTTCGCATCATGATTCCGAAGCATTCCGATTCGACACTCGCTTGGTTGTCCTCCTTTTCCTACCTAAGCGAACTCGATGCGGCCGGGGTCAAGGTTTACCGGTACGAACCGCGGTTCGTGCACCAGAAAGTAATCTTGGTCGACGACTCCGTCGCCGCTGTCGGCACCGCGAACTTTGACAATCGGTCATTTCGTCTGAACTTCGAGCTCATGTTGGCGATGTTCGATTGCGATTTCATCTCAGATGTTGAACGCATGCTTGAAGACGACTTTCTGGAGTGTCGACGCGTTGAAGGCGATGACTTACAGAAACGCAATTTAGGATTTCAATTGTTGGTCCGCGCGTCCCGATTGCTAGCGCCTATCCAGTGA
- a CDS encoding CNNM domain-containing protein, with translation MDYVLLVIFLGLAIGVSFLCSIAEAVLLSITPSFIAERRTEKTKSAMRIIRLKEDIDRPLAAILSLNTIAHTVGAAGVGAQAAKMFGDQYVGVISAVLTLLILVLSEIIPKTIGALHWRKLAGGIAVAVQWLIVVMLPLVWLSEFLTQWLGGDKKQKLVTRSEIAAVAELGTNEGLLQKHESRILRNLLTLESIRVEDIMTPGTVVISLEQSQRLGEVADAIATMPVSRIPLFREHRDVVTGFVIRSDLLTAIASGQSDKTLEAFSRPILAVHEDDGITSVFDDLLDARAHIAMVVDRFGGFEGIVTLEDVLETLLGLEIVDEHDKAVDMQALARKRWQSRLERQGIQVPSRNDSAVAH, from the coding sequence GTGGACTACGTACTACTGGTCATCTTTCTGGGCCTTGCGATCGGGGTTTCGTTTCTATGCTCGATTGCCGAAGCGGTGCTGCTTTCGATAACGCCCAGTTTTATTGCCGAGCGGCGGACGGAAAAAACGAAGTCGGCGATGCGAATCATTCGTTTGAAGGAAGACATCGACCGTCCGCTGGCCGCCATCCTCAGCTTGAACACGATCGCCCACACGGTCGGAGCGGCAGGCGTCGGTGCGCAGGCCGCGAAGATGTTTGGCGATCAATACGTCGGTGTCATCAGCGCGGTGTTGACGCTGCTGATTCTGGTGCTCAGCGAAATCATCCCGAAGACGATCGGGGCGTTGCACTGGCGGAAGCTAGCCGGGGGTATCGCAGTCGCCGTCCAGTGGTTGATCGTGGTGATGCTGCCGCTGGTGTGGCTCTCGGAGTTTCTGACGCAGTGGCTCGGCGGTGACAAGAAACAGAAACTCGTTACCCGCTCGGAAATCGCGGCCGTCGCCGAGCTGGGGACCAACGAAGGTTTGCTTCAGAAACATGAATCGCGAATCTTGCGCAACCTGCTGACGTTGGAGTCGATCCGGGTGGAGGACATCATGACTCCGGGCACGGTGGTGATTTCATTGGAACAATCGCAACGGTTGGGTGAGGTGGCCGACGCGATTGCCACCATGCCGGTTTCGCGAATCCCACTGTTTCGCGAGCACCGGGACGTGGTCACCGGGTTCGTGATCCGAAGCGATTTGCTGACCGCGATCGCGTCGGGGCAATCCGACAAGACGCTCGAGGCATTTTCCAGACCGATTCTGGCCGTCCATGAAGACGATGGCATCACGTCGGTTTTCGATGACCTGCTGGACGCGCGGGCCCACATTGCCATGGTGGTCGACCGGTTCGGCGGGTTCGAAGGAATTGTTACCTTGGAGGATGTTTTGGAAACGTTGCTGGGGCTGGAAATCGTTGATGAGCACGACAAGGCGGTCGACATGCAAGCCTTGGCACGAAAGCGTTGGCAGTCGCGTCTGGAGCGGCAAGGCATTCAGGTGCCGTCGCGAAACGACAGCGCAGTGGCGCATTAA
- a CDS encoding zinc metalloprotease, which produces MQRNPLIEIGVIVAGPMDSVDRQSISIAIGQVGDFFRGQFPEFDLRMLRARRPELSGDGRAQPSELLQQAAEDRDIHHWDFAFILTAAELAGVYSPFCFAALSRPLDAAVFSLSLIDPQASGDADEDVRVDRIARRLSRLMLHAIGHLTGLNRSSDPSNLLFPPATVDELDAMQHLDEEQTNRQRVALAEIADARLEESSGRRKSYPVFAINAAWINRREIVDAVLGARPWEFPRRLSGLTIASVSTVLILFMTAEAWDLGLSQTPASVLLLIALSLCATTGYVIQRQQLLVRRGRGRSEQTIVTSVSAVTIVFLGMFVTWIALMSIGFCAGWLFFPSELVMNWAASSSLQSEDLGLTTTAHMSSFSASVALMIGALGASFESQHHFRHIIYVDEEV; this is translated from the coding sequence GTGCAGCGTAACCCATTGATCGAGATCGGAGTCATCGTCGCCGGGCCGATGGATTCGGTTGACCGTCAATCCATCTCGATCGCGATCGGACAGGTGGGTGACTTTTTCCGTGGGCAGTTTCCGGAGTTTGACTTACGGATGCTGCGGGCTCGTCGGCCGGAGCTTTCCGGGGACGGTCGTGCCCAGCCGAGTGAACTGTTGCAGCAGGCCGCCGAGGACCGAGACATCCATCATTGGGACTTCGCGTTCATTTTGACCGCGGCCGAGCTGGCCGGCGTCTACTCTCCCTTTTGTTTCGCCGCCCTCAGCAGGCCGCTCGACGCAGCTGTCTTCTCGTTGTCGTTGATCGATCCCCAGGCCAGTGGCGATGCCGATGAAGATGTGCGGGTGGATCGCATTGCGCGACGGCTGAGTCGTTTGATGCTGCACGCGATCGGGCACTTGACCGGGCTGAACCGTTCTTCCGATCCGAGCAACCTGCTGTTTCCCCCGGCGACGGTCGATGAACTCGATGCGATGCAGCACCTTGATGAAGAGCAAACCAATCGCCAACGGGTGGCGCTCGCGGAAATCGCCGACGCGCGGCTGGAAGAGTCGTCGGGGCGCCGCAAGAGTTATCCCGTGTTTGCAATCAATGCCGCCTGGATCAATCGCCGCGAGATCGTCGATGCGGTTTTGGGAGCCAGGCCCTGGGAGTTTCCTCGGCGGCTGAGCGGGCTGACCATCGCATCGGTCTCGACCGTGCTGATTCTATTCATGACGGCCGAAGCCTGGGACCTGGGCTTGTCGCAGACACCCGCGAGTGTCTTGCTCTTGATCGCGCTCAGCTTGTGTGCCACGACGGGGTATGTGATTCAACGCCAGCAACTGCTCGTCCGCAGGGGGCGGGGGCGAAGCGAGCAGACGATTGTCACTTCCGTCTCCGCCGTGACGATCGTGTTTCTGGGGATGTTTGTCACCTGGATCGCACTGATGTCGATCGGGTTTTGTGCCGGCTGGTTGTTTTTCCCTTCCGAACTTGTCATGAACTGGGCCGCATCATCGTCACTGCAATCGGAAGACCTTGGACTGACGACGACGGCACACATGAGTTCCTTTTCGGCATCGGTCGCCCTGATGATCGGCGCGCTCGGGGCCAGTTTCGAATCGCAACACCACTTCCGCCACATCATTTATGTCGATGAAGAGGTTTGA
- a CDS encoding PIN domain-containing protein, with protein MVDQLRREADSQADLTKACQVPGAGGKRDASGWNPAGMSRPRIEIDLSSDLMRPHYVFIDLENVPHDCSQQLVKKPAKILVFVGAKQSKVSVKMAMAIQPLGSQVEYIEISGSGPNALDFHIAFYLGKLSKSVPSATFQIVSDDKGFDPLIQHLKSQGIQADRTKTLSAVQPVPANKEGALAKPLEVAIARLQRTKASKPRKVKTLRSTLASWFNNKLTDKDIQLVIDQLVAKKHVTISGAQVSYTLPKTK; from the coding sequence TTGGTCGACCAATTGCGGCGTGAAGCTGACAGCCAGGCAGATCTGACCAAGGCTTGTCAGGTGCCCGGTGCCGGGGGGAAGCGGGATGCCTCTGGTTGGAATCCGGCCGGCATGTCACGTCCCCGAATCGAAATAGACCTTTCAAGCGATCTGATGCGACCCCACTACGTCTTCATCGACCTGGAAAATGTTCCTCACGATTGCTCACAGCAGCTCGTGAAAAAGCCTGCCAAAATCCTTGTCTTCGTCGGCGCGAAACAAAGCAAAGTTTCCGTGAAGATGGCAATGGCTATCCAGCCTCTCGGCAGCCAGGTCGAGTACATCGAAATCTCCGGCAGCGGTCCCAATGCGTTGGATTTTCACATCGCGTTTTACTTAGGCAAACTTTCGAAGTCCGTTCCGTCGGCAACGTTTCAGATAGTTTCCGATGACAAAGGGTTCGACCCGCTGATTCAACATCTGAAGTCCCAAGGCATCCAAGCCGACCGGACCAAAACGTTGAGCGCTGTGCAGCCGGTCCCGGCGAACAAGGAAGGCGCGCTGGCAAAACCGCTTGAGGTGGCGATTGCGCGTTTGCAGCGCACCAAGGCGTCCAAGCCGCGGAAGGTCAAGACGCTTCGTAGCACGCTCGCGTCGTGGTTCAACAACAAGTTAACGGACAAGGACATCCAGCTTGTCATCGACCAACTGGTCGCCAAAAAGCATGTGACCATATCCGGGGCACAGGTCAGTTACACCCTGCCGAAGACCAAGTGA
- a CDS encoding acyl-CoA desaturase, with translation MSTADATSTSSAEPDSAEVSSTTETAAIADTISDRAPAIDPQRLPPPEQTRPTRILWEYVTVLAAVHLIALLAFVPWLFTWSGLVIAIAGHFVFGMMGITIGYHRLLTHRGFKCPKWLEHGLAILGMCNLQDSPARWVAIHRMHHQHSDDQPDPHSPLVSFLWGHMGWVVIRNRDLDRTSHYERYVRDLLRDPFYLRLERRGGWFFVFLGHAVALTLLGAIVGYFVDGGAGALKYAASYYVWGVAVRTVFVLHGTWAVNSVAHAFGYRNYETRDHSRNNWLVALFSHGEGWHNNHHAEPRAAAHGHRWWEFDMSWRVIRLLEMIGLATDVVRPKSMTK, from the coding sequence ATGTCCACTGCCGACGCAACCTCAACGTCTTCGGCGGAGCCCGATTCCGCCGAGGTGAGTTCGACCACAGAAACCGCAGCGATTGCTGACACGATCAGCGATCGAGCACCTGCGATCGACCCACAGCGTCTGCCGCCCCCCGAGCAAACGCGGCCGACACGCATCCTGTGGGAATACGTCACCGTGCTCGCGGCCGTGCACCTGATCGCCTTGCTCGCGTTCGTGCCCTGGCTGTTCACCTGGTCGGGGCTGGTGATTGCGATCGCCGGTCACTTCGTGTTCGGCATGATGGGAATCACGATCGGCTACCATCGCCTGCTGACCCATCGCGGGTTCAAGTGCCCGAAATGGCTGGAACATGGGCTGGCGATTCTGGGGATGTGTAATCTGCAAGATTCCCCGGCGCGTTGGGTGGCGATCCACCGCATGCATCACCAGCACAGCGACGACCAGCCCGACCCCCATTCACCGCTAGTCAGCTTCTTGTGGGGACACATGGGTTGGGTGGTCATACGCAACCGGGATCTGGACCGGACGTCCCATTACGAACGCTATGTCCGCGACCTGCTCCGCGATCCGTTCTATTTGCGGCTGGAACGCCGGGGTGGCTGGTTCTTTGTGTTCCTGGGCCACGCCGTCGCACTGACGCTTCTAGGCGCAATCGTCGGCTACTTCGTCGATGGTGGTGCCGGGGCGCTCAAGTACGCCGCCAGCTATTATGTCTGGGGTGTCGCGGTGCGCACCGTGTTTGTGCTGCACGGCACCTGGGCGGTCAACTCGGTCGCCCACGCGTTCGGGTATCGCAATTACGAAACCCGCGACCACAGCCGCAATAATTGGCTGGTCGCATTGTTCAGCCACGGCGAAGGCTGGCACAACAATCACCACGCCGAACCGCGGGCCGCCGCCCACGGACATCGTTGGTGGGAGTTCGATATGTCCTGGCGCGTGATCCGGCTGCTGGAAATGATCGGGTTGGCGACCGACGTCGTGCGCCCCAAATCGATGACGAAGTAG
- a CDS encoding small basic protein, protein MTLDRSLKVKAGAIKARNVLTRAERIAQLQRLEKFNEDEAILGMPKVRVMKVSLKKKKKVKKADDDKK, encoded by the coding sequence ATGACGCTCGATCGCAGCCTGAAGGTAAAAGCTGGGGCGATCAAAGCGCGGAACGTGCTGACCCGAGCCGAGCGGATCGCCCAGTTGCAACGCCTAGAAAAATTCAACGAAGACGAAGCGATCCTGGGGATGCCCAAGGTGCGTGTGATGAAGGTCTCGCTGAAGAAGAAGAAGAAGGTCAAGAAGGCCGACGACGACAAGAAGTAG